From Cydia strobilella chromosome 4, ilCydStro3.1, whole genome shotgun sequence, the proteins below share one genomic window:
- the LOC134740453 gene encoding oligosaccharyltransferase complex subunit ostc-A: MESLFAIPFSVLEIPNIKIKKPSWLQAPSAMTTFSLVLLSYFLVTGGIIYDVIVEPPSVGSTTDEHGHSRPVAFMPNRVNGQYIMEGLASSFLFTMGGLGFIILDRTHNPSTPKLNRILLISVAFLCILVSFFTTWIFMRMKLPGYLQN; the protein is encoded by the exons ATGGAAAGTTTATTCGCAATACCGTTTTCGGTATTAGAAATCCCTAATATCAAAATCAAAAAGCCGTCATGGCTTCAGGCTCCATCGGCGATGACTACTTTCTCATTGGTGCTACTCTCGTACTTTTTGGTGACTGGAG GTATAATCTATGATGTGATAGTGGAACCTCCCAGCGTCGGCTCAACGACCGACGAGCACGGCCACAGCCGGCCCGTTGCCTTCATGCCAAACAGAGTGAACGGCCAGTACATCATGGAAGGCCTAGCTTCTTCCTTCCTCTTCACCATGGGGGGCCTCGGCTTCATCATCCTTGACCGGACACATAACCCGTCTACACCTAAACTGAACAGAATCCTACTCATCTCAGTAGCATTCCTGTGTATCCTGGTCTCCTTCTTCACAACCTGGATCTTTATGAGAATGAAGCTCCCTGGATACCTTCAGAATTAG
- the LOC134740452 gene encoding calcium and integrin-binding protein 1-like, translated as MGQGKSQFTEEELQDYEDLTYFTKKEVLYAHTRFKALAPEKVGHNKNAKLPMAKILQYPELRVNPFRDRICKVFSSSSDGDCTFEDFLDMMSVFSDNAPKAVKAEHAFRIFDFDGDDMIGVSDLREVIERLCGPELQLADSELQQLVQNVLEEADLDDDGALSFAEFEHIIDKSSDFTQTFRIRL; from the exons ATGGGCCAGGGCAAGAGCCAATTCACTGAGGAGGAGCTTCAAGATTACGAG gaccTCACTTACTTCACGAAGAAGGAAGTGTTATa TGCCCACACTCGGTTTAAAGCCCTGGCTCCAGAGAAGGTTGGCCACAACAAGAATGCCAAGCTCCCAATGGCCAAGATACTCCAGTACCCAGAGCTCCGAGTCAACCCGTTTCGAGACCGGATCTGCAAAGTGTTCAGCTCGAGCAGTGATGGCGACTGCACTTTTGAGGACTTCTTGGATATGATGTCCGTGTTCAGTGATAATGCCCCGAAAGCAGTGAAGGCTGAGCATGCCTTTAGGATTTTTG ATTTCGATGGCGACGACATGATAGGCGTCTCCGACCTTCGTGAAGTGATCGAGCGACTCTGCGGCCCGGAACTACAGCTGGCCGACTCGGAGTTGCAACAGCTAGTGCAGAATGTTCTGGAAGAGGCCGACTTGGATGACGATGGCGCGCTCAGCTTTGCCGAGTTTGAGCATATTATTGATAAGAGCTCGGACTTTACTca GACTTTCCGGATACGACTGTAA